From the Kitasatospora viridis genome, one window contains:
- the idi gene encoding isopentenyl-diphosphate Delta-isomerase yields MPDSRSTSLADDPVVAASPEILLELVDDQGVTIGTAEKLWAHQQPGHLHRAFSVFLFDKQGRLLLQRRALGKYHSPGVWSNTCCGHPYPDEPPFVAAARRTAEELGAAPALLCAAGTVRYDLPDEASGLIEREWNHLFVGLVTDELRPDPEEVDSTRFVTAQELKELQQEKPFSVWFDTVFQAALPGIREIAGRDW; encoded by the coding sequence ATGCCCGATAGCCGATCGACCAGCCTGGCCGACGACCCCGTCGTCGCGGCCTCCCCCGAGATCCTGTTGGAGCTGGTGGACGACCAGGGCGTCACCATCGGCACCGCGGAGAAGCTCTGGGCCCACCAGCAGCCCGGGCACCTGCACCGGGCCTTCTCGGTCTTCCTCTTCGACAAGCAGGGCCGGCTGCTGCTGCAGCGCCGGGCGCTGGGCAAGTACCACTCGCCCGGGGTCTGGTCCAACACCTGCTGCGGCCACCCGTACCCCGACGAGCCGCCGTTCGTCGCCGCCGCCCGGCGCACCGCCGAGGAGCTCGGTGCCGCCCCCGCGCTGCTCTGCGCGGCCGGCACCGTCCGCTACGACCTGCCGGACGAGGCCTCCGGGCTGATCGAGCGGGAGTGGAACCACCTCTTCGTCGGCCTGGTCACCGACGAGCTGCGGCCGGACCCGGAGGAGGTCGACTCCACCCGGTTCGTCACCGCCCAGGAGCTGAAGGAGCTCCAGCAGGAGAAGCCGTTCTCGGTCTGGTTCGACACCGTCTTCCAGGCCGCGCTGCCGGGCATCCGGGAGATCGCCGGCCGGGACTGGTGA
- a CDS encoding sugar phosphate nucleotidyltransferase: MIGLVLAAGAGRRLRPYTDTLPKALVPVDGEKTVLDLTLGNFAEVGLREAAIVVGYRKEAVEQRKAELESRYGVRLTLVENDRAEEWNNAYSLWCARELFGEGLLLANGDTVHPASVQRTMLDANDRLITEGRAPGLLLALDTVKKLADEEMKVVVDPAKGVQRITKLMDPAEATGEYIGLTVINPSAGADLTDALRTTFERDPQLYYEDGYQEMADRGLRIDVQPIGEVAWVEVDNHEDLAKAREIACRY, from the coding sequence ATGATCGGCCTCGTCCTGGCAGCCGGCGCCGGCCGCCGGCTGCGCCCGTACACCGACACCCTGCCCAAGGCACTGGTCCCGGTGGACGGCGAGAAGACCGTGCTGGACCTCACCCTCGGCAACTTCGCCGAGGTCGGACTGCGCGAGGCCGCCATCGTGGTCGGCTACCGCAAGGAGGCCGTCGAGCAGCGCAAGGCCGAACTGGAGAGCCGCTACGGGGTGCGGCTGACCCTGGTGGAGAACGACCGCGCCGAGGAGTGGAACAACGCCTACTCGCTCTGGTGCGCCCGCGAGCTCTTCGGCGAGGGCCTGCTGCTGGCCAACGGCGACACCGTGCACCCGGCCTCGGTGCAGCGCACCATGCTCGACGCCAACGACCGGCTGATCACCGAGGGCCGCGCCCCCGGCCTGCTGCTCGCGCTGGACACCGTCAAGAAGCTGGCCGACGAGGAGATGAAGGTCGTCGTCGATCCGGCAAAGGGCGTGCAAAGGATCACCAAGCTGATGGACCCGGCCGAGGCGACCGGCGAGTACATCGGCCTCACCGTGATCAACCCGTCCGCCGGCGCCGACCTGACCGACGCGCTGCGCACCACCTTCGAGCGCGACCCGCAGCTCTACTACGAGGACGGCTACCAGGAGATGGCCGACCGCGGCCTGCGGATCGACGTGCAGCCGATCGGCGAGGTCGCCTGGGTCGAGGTCGACAACCACGAGGACCTGGCGAAGGCCCGGGAGATCGCATGCCGGTACTGA
- a CDS encoding iron-containing alcohol dehydrogenase family protein: MPVLTRLIPSPLFVEIRPGALDALAGVLADQRLSTAGRIAVAISNGSGAKLRQRLEPQLPKADWYRVEDGTLDAAVRLAEQMRGGHYDVLVGMGGGKIIDAAKYAAARVGLPLVAVATNLAHDGLCSPVSSLDNDAGRGSYGVPSPIGILVDLDVVRQAPLRFVASGIGDIVSNISACADWELSHRETGEAVDGLAVAMARSAGENILRHPGALPDQDLLTALAEALVLSGIAMNITGSTRPSSGACHEISHALDVLYPKRSAQHGEQVGLGAAFASHLRGERELTRLIVDCLRTHGLPVTADQLGFSEAEFTDAVHYAPNTRPGRFTILEHLDLSPTAIRDAYADYVQAVNR, from the coding sequence ATGCCGGTACTGACCAGGCTGATCCCCTCCCCGCTGTTCGTCGAGATCCGCCCCGGCGCGCTGGACGCGCTGGCCGGCGTGCTGGCCGACCAACGGCTCTCCACCGCCGGCCGGATCGCGGTGGCGATCAGCAACGGCAGCGGCGCCAAGCTGCGCCAGCGGCTGGAGCCGCAGCTGCCGAAGGCCGACTGGTACCGGGTCGAGGACGGCACCCTGGACGCCGCGGTGCGCCTGGCCGAGCAGATGCGCGGCGGCCACTACGACGTGCTGGTCGGCATGGGCGGCGGCAAGATCATCGACGCGGCCAAGTACGCGGCGGCCCGGGTCGGCCTGCCGCTGGTCGCGGTCGCCACCAACCTGGCGCACGACGGGCTCTGCTCGCCGGTCTCCTCGCTGGACAACGACGCCGGGCGCGGCTCCTACGGGGTGCCCTCGCCGATCGGCATCCTGGTCGACCTCGACGTGGTCCGGCAGGCGCCGCTGCGCTTCGTGGCCTCCGGGATCGGCGACATCGTCTCCAACATCTCCGCCTGCGCCGACTGGGAGCTGTCGCACCGGGAGACCGGAGAGGCGGTGGACGGACTGGCCGTCGCGATGGCCCGCTCGGCGGGCGAGAACATCCTGCGGCACCCCGGTGCGCTCCCGGACCAGGACCTGCTGACAGCGCTCGCGGAAGCACTGGTACTGTCCGGCATCGCGATGAACATCACGGGCAGCACCCGGCCCTCGTCGGGCGCCTGCCACGAGATCTCGCACGCCCTGGACGTGCTGTACCCCAAGCGTTCCGCCCAGCACGGCGAGCAGGTCGGCCTCGGGGCCGCCTTCGCGAGCCACCTGCGGGGCGAGCGCGAACTGACCCGACTGATCGTCGACTGCCTGCGGACCCACGGGCTGCCGGTGACCGCCGATCAGCTCGGTTTCAGCGAGGCGGAGTTCACCGACGCGGTGCACTACGCTCCGAATACCCGCCCGGGACGCTTCACCATCCTTGAGCACCTCGACCTCTCCCCAACAGCCATCAGGGACGCGTACGCCGACTATGTCCAAGCCGTCAACCGCTGA
- a CDS encoding CDP-alcohol phosphatidyltransferase family protein codes for MLQRRSAEHWAGRLYMRRISLRITRLLSTVTAITPNGLTYLMMLTGILAGAALVIPGIAGAIAGALLIQVYLLLDCVDGEVARWRRQTSLTGVYLDRVGHYMSEAALLTGLGLRATDLLHRNGPASHWEWAFLGTLAALGAILIKSETDLVDVARARSGMTAVEDSASVPRSSGVARARKAAAFLKFHRLVGAVEASLFILAAGIADQVHGGLFFTRLAVVVLAAIAMLQTVLHLLSIVLSSRLR; via the coding sequence ATGCTGCAGCGCCGCAGTGCCGAGCACTGGGCCGGCCGGCTGTACATGCGCAGGATCTCGCTGCGGATCACCCGGCTGCTCTCCACGGTCACCGCGATCACCCCGAACGGCCTGACCTACCTGATGATGCTCACCGGCATCCTGGCCGGTGCCGCGCTGGTGATCCCGGGCATCGCGGGCGCGATCGCCGGGGCCCTGCTGATCCAGGTCTACCTGCTGCTCGACTGCGTGGACGGCGAGGTGGCCCGCTGGCGCCGGCAGACCTCGCTCACCGGCGTCTACCTGGACCGGGTCGGCCACTACATGTCCGAGGCCGCGCTGCTCACCGGCCTCGGCCTGCGCGCCACCGACCTGCTCCACCGCAACGGCCCGGCCAGCCACTGGGAGTGGGCCTTCCTCGGCACCCTGGCCGCGCTCGGCGCGATCCTGATCAAGTCGGAGACCGACCTGGTCGACGTCGCCCGGGCCCGCTCCGGCATGACCGCGGTGGAGGACAGCGCCTCGGTGCCCCGCTCCTCCGGCGTGGCCAGGGCCCGCAAGGCGGCCGCCTTCCTCAAGTTCCACCGGCTGGTCGGCGCCGTCGAGGCCTCGCTCTTCATCCTGGCGGCCGGGATCGCCGACCAGGTGCACGGCGGCCTCTTCTTCACCCGCCTCGCGGTCGTGGTGCTGGCGGCCATCGCCATGCTGCAGACCGTGCTGCACCTGCTCAGCATCGTCCTGTCCAGCAGGCTGCGATGA
- a CDS encoding glycosyltransferase family 2 protein has protein sequence MSAAAAERTDRVGQAERFRLGAVIITMGNRPAELAALIDSVRAQEGPAVELAVVANGAPLPPLPEGVRTVELPENLGIPGGRNVGIELFGPNGRDVDAVLFLDDDGCLPRTDSARLLREAFTADPGLGIVSFRIADPDTGETQRRHVPRLRASDPLRSSPVTTFLGGASAVRCAVFENAGQLPAEFFYAHEETDLAWRALDAGWSIDYRADVVLHHPTTSPARHATYFHNVARNRVWLARRNLPAPLVPLYLCTWMLLTLARRPSGEAWKAWRTGFREGWRTPAGARRPMRWRTVWRLTRLGRPPVI, from the coding sequence ATGAGCGCGGCGGCGGCCGAGCGGACCGACCGGGTCGGCCAGGCCGAGCGCTTCCGGCTCGGCGCCGTGATCATCACCATGGGCAACCGCCCGGCCGAACTGGCCGCGCTGATCGACTCGGTGCGCGCCCAGGAGGGCCCGGCGGTCGAGCTCGCCGTGGTTGCCAACGGCGCCCCGCTGCCCCCGCTGCCCGAGGGCGTGCGGACCGTCGAGCTGCCGGAGAACCTGGGCATCCCGGGCGGCCGCAACGTCGGCATCGAGCTGTTCGGCCCGAACGGTCGCGACGTCGACGCGGTGCTCTTCCTGGACGACGACGGCTGCCTGCCGCGCACCGACTCGGCCCGGCTGCTGCGCGAGGCCTTCACGGCCGACCCGGGCCTGGGCATCGTCAGCTTCCGGATCGCCGACCCGGACACCGGCGAGACCCAGCGCCGCCACGTGCCCCGGCTGCGGGCCAGCGACCCGCTGCGCTCCTCGCCCGTGACCACCTTCCTGGGCGGGGCCAGCGCGGTCCGCTGCGCGGTGTTCGAGAACGCCGGCCAGCTGCCCGCGGAGTTCTTCTACGCCCACGAGGAGACCGACCTGGCCTGGCGGGCGCTCGACGCCGGCTGGTCGATCGACTACCGCGCGGACGTGGTGCTGCACCACCCCACCACCTCGCCGGCCCGGCACGCCACCTACTTCCACAACGTGGCGCGCAACCGGGTCTGGCTGGCCCGGCGGAACCTTCCGGCCCCGCTGGTGCCTCTCTACCTGTGCACCTGGATGCTGCTCACCCTGGCCCGCCGACCCTCGGGGGAGGCTTGGAAGGCATGGCGGACCGGGTTCCGGGAGGGCTGGCGCACACCCGCGGGTGCGCGACGGCCCATGCGATGGCGTACTGTATGGCGATTGACCAGGTTGGGCAGACCGCCGGTCATCTGA
- a CDS encoding ABC transporter permease has protein sequence MSEPINLSRPGGVDTGLTQKQLAEKYGLAVSGARPGLFAYTKQLWGRRHFIVAFATARLVAQYTTAKMGQVWQVVTPLLNCAVFYLVFGVILKNRNIPDYIPWLCTGVFIFQFTQSAVQSGTGAISYNLGLIRALHFPRACMPIAFTVIQLQQLLISMVVLVAIVLGFGMPVGAAWLLVVPALIFQMLFNTGLALIMARIGAKTSDVSQLMPFLLRTWMYISGVMYSISGNVSGWPSYCRFLMQINPASVYMELIRHSLMPSIYNRTLHPVHYQVLPPHVWAAAVAWGVVMFVLGYVFFWKAEEEYGRG, from the coding sequence GTGAGTGAACCGATCAACCTCTCCCGCCCCGGGGGTGTTGATACCGGGCTGACCCAGAAGCAGCTCGCCGAGAAGTACGGCCTCGCGGTCAGTGGGGCCCGGCCCGGGTTGTTCGCCTACACGAAGCAGCTGTGGGGCCGGCGGCACTTCATCGTCGCCTTCGCCACGGCCCGCCTGGTCGCGCAGTACACCACCGCCAAGATGGGCCAGGTCTGGCAGGTCGTCACCCCGCTGCTCAACTGCGCGGTGTTCTACCTGGTGTTCGGCGTGATCCTGAAGAACCGGAACATCCCGGACTACATCCCGTGGCTGTGCACCGGTGTCTTCATCTTCCAGTTCACCCAGAGCGCGGTGCAGTCCGGCACCGGGGCGATCTCCTACAACCTCGGTCTGATCCGGGCGCTGCACTTCCCGCGCGCCTGCATGCCGATCGCCTTCACCGTGATCCAGCTGCAGCAGCTGCTGATCTCGATGGTCGTGCTGGTTGCGATCGTGCTCGGCTTCGGCATGCCGGTCGGTGCCGCCTGGCTGCTGGTGGTCCCGGCGCTGATCTTCCAGATGCTGTTCAACACCGGTCTCGCGCTGATCATGGCCCGGATCGGGGCGAAGACCAGCGACGTCTCCCAGCTGATGCCGTTCCTGCTGCGCACCTGGATGTACATCTCCGGCGTCATGTACAGCATCAGCGGCAACGTCTCGGGGTGGCCGTCGTACTGCCGGTTCCTGATGCAGATCAACCCGGCCTCCGTGTACATGGAGCTGATCCGGCACTCGCTGATGCCGTCGATCTACAACCGCACCCTGCACCCGGTCCACTACCAGGTCCTGCCCCCGCACGTCTGGGCTGCCGCTGTCGCCTGGGGTGTCGTGATGTTCGTGCTGGGTTACGTCTTCTTCTGGAAGGCTGAGGAGGAGTACGGCCGTGGCTGA
- a CDS encoding ABC transporter ATP-binding protein, which translates to MTTTDREERDAKAIAAAQETRVPTVVVDDVHIIYKVHGASAGKGSATSALSRLISKKRSPAITEVHAVRGISFTAYKGEAIGLIGSNGSGKSTMLSAIAGLLPTAKGGIYTQGQPSLLGVNAALMDDLTGERNVVLGCLAMGMSPAQVKERYQDIVDFSGINEKGQFINLPMRTYSSGMAARLRFSIAAAKTHDVLLIDEALSTGDQAFQRRSEARIRELRKEAGTVFLVSHNNNAIRDTCERTIWIETGELIMDGPTDEVVGMYERGERP; encoded by the coding sequence GTGACGACGACCGACCGCGAGGAGCGCGACGCCAAGGCGATCGCCGCGGCGCAGGAGACCCGGGTCCCGACCGTGGTCGTGGACGACGTGCACATCATCTACAAGGTGCACGGCGCCTCGGCCGGCAAGGGCAGCGCCACCTCGGCGCTCTCCCGGCTGATCAGCAAGAAGCGCTCTCCCGCGATCACCGAGGTGCACGCCGTGCGCGGCATCTCCTTCACCGCCTACAAGGGCGAGGCGATCGGCCTGATCGGCTCCAACGGCTCCGGCAAGTCGACCATGCTGTCGGCCATCGCCGGCCTGCTGCCGACGGCCAAGGGCGGGATCTACACCCAGGGCCAGCCCTCGCTGCTCGGCGTGAACGCGGCGCTGATGGACGACCTGACCGGTGAGCGCAACGTGGTGCTCGGCTGCCTGGCGATGGGCATGAGCCCGGCCCAGGTGAAGGAGCGCTACCAGGACATCGTGGACTTCTCGGGCATCAACGAGAAGGGCCAGTTCATCAACCTGCCGATGCGCACCTACTCGTCCGGCATGGCCGCCCGCCTGCGGTTCTCCATCGCGGCGGCCAAGACCCACGACGTGCTGCTGATCGACGAGGCGCTGTCCACCGGCGACCAGGCGTTCCAGCGCCGCAGCGAGGCCCGGATCCGCGAGCTGCGCAAGGAGGCCGGTACGGTCTTCCTGGTCAGCCACAACAACAACGCGATCCGCGACACCTGCGAGCGGACCATCTGGATCGAGACCGGCGAGCTGATCATGGACGGTCCGACCGACGAGGTGGTCGGGATGTACGAGCGCGGCGAGCGCCCGTAG
- the hpnC gene encoding squalene synthase HpnC yields the protein MGDTLDKAARENFPVAPGFLPAAWRDDLMAVYGFARLVDDAGDGDLADPAGTAELLGAPTPSEQSDDTTFRLGLLDALERDLDRVFESGMPGAVGERPRHPLLRALVPLVGRPDVTPEPFRRLIEANRVDQTVARYRTFDDLVGYCTLSADPVGRLVLALAGVSTPQRIVLSDRICTALQVIEHLQDVAEDFANGRIYLPASDMARFRVTEADLGRSSADDRVRELVVFEAGRARTLLDHGAPLVGTVRGRLRLLLAGFTAGGYAALAAIEAAGHDVLAVQPKPDKRRLAMKAAAIFAKGR from the coding sequence GTGGGGGACACACTCGACAAGGCGGCCAGGGAGAACTTCCCGGTCGCCCCCGGCTTCCTGCCCGCGGCCTGGCGGGACGACCTGATGGCGGTCTACGGCTTCGCGCGGCTGGTCGACGACGCGGGGGACGGCGACCTCGCCGACCCCGCCGGGACGGCGGAGCTGCTGGGGGCCCCCACTCCTTCGGAGCAGTCGGACGATACGACTTTCAGACTCGGCCTTCTCGATGCCCTCGAACGCGATCTCGACCGGGTGTTCGAGTCCGGGATGCCCGGTGCCGTCGGCGAGCGCCCGCGGCACCCGCTGCTGCGCGCCCTGGTCCCGCTGGTCGGGCGCCCGGACGTCACCCCCGAACCGTTCCGCCGGCTGATCGAGGCCAACCGGGTCGACCAGACGGTCGCCCGCTACCGGACCTTCGACGACCTGGTCGGCTACTGCACGCTCTCCGCCGACCCGGTCGGCCGGCTGGTGCTGGCCCTGGCCGGGGTGTCGACCCCGCAGCGGATCGTGCTCTCCGACCGGATCTGCACCGCGCTCCAGGTGATCGAGCACCTGCAGGACGTGGCCGAGGACTTCGCCAACGGCCGGATCTACCTGCCGGCCTCGGACATGGCCCGGTTCCGGGTCACCGAGGCCGACCTGGGCCGGTCGTCCGCGGACGACCGGGTCCGTGAGCTGGTCGTCTTCGAGGCCGGCCGAGCCCGGACCCTGCTCGATCACGGCGCCCCGCTGGTGGGTACGGTTCGTGGCAGGCTTCGACTGCTGCTGGCGGGATTCACGGCCGGCGGGTACGCGGCACTGGCGGCCATCGAGGCGGCCGGCCACGACGTGCTCGCCGTGCAGCCGAAGCCCGACAAGCGCCGCCTCGCGATGAAGGCGGCGGCCATCTTCGCGAAGGGAAGGTGA
- the hpnD gene encoding presqualene diphosphate synthase HpnD, translating to MAAYRYCEAVTALQARNFSYGIRLLPEPKRLAMSALYALARRVDDIGDGEQLTPERKHEQLLATRTLLDEVRAGSVAEEDTDPIKVALADAARRFPIPLDAFDELIDGVEMDLRGEEYRTFEDLKVYCRCVAGSIGRLSLGVYGCEDPKRGAEYADTLGLALQLTNILRDLREDAINGRTYLPAEDLARFGCEQGFALSRPPVGADFTGLVAFEAERAQGYFEEGLRLLPMLDRRSRACTAAMAGIYHRLLGRIAAEPESVLRGRVSLPGWEKAYVALSGLAGGRS from the coding sequence ATGGCGGCGTACCGCTACTGCGAGGCGGTCACCGCCCTGCAGGCCCGCAACTTCAGCTACGGGATCCGGCTGCTCCCGGAGCCGAAGCGGCTCGCCATGTCCGCGCTCTACGCGCTGGCCCGCCGGGTCGACGACATCGGCGACGGCGAGCAGCTGACGCCCGAGCGCAAGCACGAGCAGCTGCTGGCCACCCGGACCCTGCTGGACGAGGTCCGGGCGGGCAGCGTCGCCGAGGAGGACACCGACCCGATCAAGGTCGCGCTGGCCGACGCGGCGCGGCGCTTCCCGATCCCGCTGGACGCCTTCGACGAGCTGATCGACGGCGTCGAGATGGACCTGCGCGGCGAGGAGTACCGCACCTTCGAGGACCTCAAGGTGTACTGCCGCTGCGTGGCCGGCTCGATCGGCCGGCTCTCGCTCGGCGTCTACGGCTGCGAGGACCCCAAGCGGGGCGCCGAGTACGCGGACACACTGGGCCTGGCCCTGCAGCTCACCAACATCCTGCGCGACCTGCGCGAGGACGCGATCAACGGGCGCACCTACCTGCCCGCCGAGGACCTGGCCCGGTTCGGCTGCGAGCAGGGCTTCGCGCTGTCCCGGCCGCCGGTCGGCGCGGACTTCACCGGCCTGGTCGCCTTCGAGGCCGAGCGCGCCCAGGGCTACTTCGAGGAGGGCCTGCGGCTGCTCCCGATGCTGGACCGGCGCAGCCGGGCCTGCACCGCCGCGATGGCGGGGATCTACCACCGGCTGCTCGGGCGGATCGCGGCCGAGCCGGAGTCGGTGCTGCGCGGCCGGGTCTCGCTGCCCGGCTGGGAGAAGGCCTACGTCGCGCTCTCCGGCTTGGCCGGAGGACGCTCTTGA